From a single Callithrix jacchus isolate 240 chromosome 5, calJac240_pri, whole genome shotgun sequence genomic region:
- the CSTL1 gene encoding cystatin-like 1 produces MGTGRWRKPLLLLSALVLSAKLGHFQRWEGFQEKPMSKKNMNSTLTFFIQSYNNASNDTYSYRVQKLIRSQMQLTTGVEYIVTVKIGRTKCKRNDSSSSSCPLQSKKLRKSLICESLIYTVPWINYFQLWNNSCVEA; encoded by the exons ATGGGGACCGGACGCTGGAGAAAGCCCTTACTGCTGCTGAGTGCCCTGGTCCTGTCCGCCAAGCTGGGTCACTTCCAAAGGTGGGAGGGCTTCCAGGAGAAGCCCATGAGCAAGAAAAACATGAATTCAACGCTCACCTTCTTCATTCAGTCCTACAACAACGCCAGCAACGACACCTACTCATACCGAGTCCAGAAGCTAATCCGAAGTCAGATGCAG CTGACGACAGGAGTGGAGTATATCGTCACTGTGAAGATTGGCCGGACCAAATGCAAGAGGAATGACAGCAGCAGTTCTTCCTGCCCCCTGCAAAGCAAGAAGCTGAGAAAG AGTTTAATTTGCGAGTCTTTGATCTACACCGTGCCCTGGATAAACTATTTCCAGCTCTGGAACAATTCCTGTGTGGAGGCCTGA